Proteins encoded within one genomic window of Gloeocapsa sp. PCC 73106:
- a CDS encoding tetratricopeptide repeat protein yields the protein MRFHTTLSWLASCLILGTTIYSFPLQAEEVELNHLLRQGREYVDAGNYARAIAIYQQAAQLDQENPRIFSGLGYLYTTQGNFGAATRAYQRAIILDPDNASFYYALGYNLAQIGDNQTAAKAYYRAVNLDPLEIKYHLALGVVLLREKDYESALVTYQRIIALDPENIQAQEILLSLLISQGRTQEAVEFLGTNATYLADNLELQLELARTLLNQKQFKVGLETLAAIESQYPNDPEFQVKIAETWQENNYLEAALQAYQRAIQLQPNFSKAQSRIAAILMQQQNYFEAIVAYRRLIELNPNDPDNYYHLGLALQQRNRHPEALEAWQQALTLYQQQNNQEGIKTIESLLETDENTSR from the coding sequence ATGCGTTTTCATACTACTCTATCTTGGTTGGCTAGTTGTCTGATCCTCGGAACTACTATTTACAGTTTTCCACTTCAAGCAGAAGAAGTCGAGTTAAATCATTTACTGCGTCAAGGACGTGAGTACGTTGATGCGGGCAACTACGCTAGAGCTATTGCTATCTATCAACAAGCCGCTCAACTAGATCAGGAAAATCCTCGCATTTTCTCCGGTCTTGGTTATCTATACACCACCCAGGGAAATTTTGGCGCAGCGACTAGGGCTTATCAAAGAGCAATCATACTCGATCCCGATAATGCCAGCTTTTATTACGCCTTAGGCTATAATTTAGCTCAAATTGGGGATAATCAGACCGCGGCTAAAGCCTATTATCGCGCTGTCAATCTGGATCCATTAGAGATAAAATATCATCTGGCTTTGGGTGTGGTTTTATTGCGAGAAAAAGATTATGAGAGCGCTCTTGTTACCTATCAAAGAATAATCGCTTTAGATCCAGAAAACATTCAAGCCCAAGAAATCTTGCTCAGTCTGTTGATTAGCCAAGGACGTACTCAAGAAGCAGTAGAGTTTCTAGGAACTAATGCTACTTATTTGGCTGATAATCTGGAGTTGCAATTGGAATTAGCTAGAACTTTACTCAATCAAAAACAATTCAAGGTAGGATTGGAAACCTTAGCGGCCATTGAATCACAATACCCTAATGATCCTGAATTTCAAGTAAAAATAGCGGAAACTTGGCAGGAAAATAATTACCTAGAAGCTGCTTTACAAGCTTACCAAAGAGCCATTCAACTACAGCCCAATTTTAGTAAAGCTCAAAGCCGAATCGCTGCAATTTTAATGCAGCAACAAAACTATTTCGAGGCGATCGTCGCCTACCGACGTCTAATTGAATTAAATCCCAATGATCCCGATAATTATTACCATCTGGGTTTAGCTTTACAACAGAGAAATAGACATCCAGAAGCTCTAGAGGCTTGGCAACAAGCTTTAACCCTCTATCAACAACAAAATAATCAAGAAGGTATCAAAACGATTGAATCACTCCTAGAAACAGATGAAAACACTTCAAGGTAA
- a CDS encoding LysR family transcriptional regulator: protein MIHATLHQLAVFEATARLGSFTRAAEELFITQPTVSSQIKQLTKVVGLPLFEQIGKRLYLTEAGKELLKTCQEIFERLDNFEMKIADLKGTKQGRLRLAVITTAKYFIPRILGAFCEQYPGIDVSLNVTNHQQIQRRMLENQDDLYILSQPPAELDLHSEPFLDNPLVVIARSDHLLAREKNIPIKQLNGQPFIMREQGSGTRSAVLELFAKHKVNVTVRLELGSNEAIKQAIAGGLGISVLSQHTLISERTDSGLVILDAQHFPIRRRWYVAHLSGKRLSVIAQAFLEYLIVKSQEIGTSAWQNPVESRN, encoded by the coding sequence ATGATTCACGCAACTCTACACCAACTCGCAGTCTTTGAAGCCACAGCGCGCCTGGGAAGTTTTACTCGAGCCGCTGAAGAGTTGTTTATCACACAACCAACGGTTTCCAGTCAAATCAAACAACTAACTAAAGTAGTTGGTTTACCCTTATTTGAGCAAATCGGTAAACGTCTCTATTTAACCGAAGCAGGAAAAGAGTTACTCAAAACTTGTCAGGAGATTTTTGAGCGTTTGGACAACTTTGAGATGAAGATTGCGGATCTCAAAGGAACCAAACAGGGAAGATTGAGACTAGCTGTCATCACCACAGCGAAATATTTTATTCCTCGTATCTTGGGCGCTTTTTGCGAACAGTATCCAGGAATAGATGTTTCCCTCAACGTGACTAATCATCAACAGATACAACGTCGGATGTTAGAAAATCAAGATGACTTGTACATTCTCAGTCAACCTCCCGCTGAACTGGATTTGCACAGTGAGCCTTTTTTGGACAATCCCTTAGTTGTAATCGCCCGTAGCGATCATCTTTTAGCAAGGGAGAAAAATATTCCCATAAAACAACTCAATGGTCAACCTTTTATCATGCGCGAACAAGGATCTGGGACTAGAAGTGCTGTTTTAGAACTGTTTGCTAAACATAAGGTCAATGTGACGGTTAGGTTGGAGTTGGGTAGTAATGAAGCGATCAAACAGGCGATCGCCGGAGGTTTAGGTATATCGGTTTTATCTCAACATACTCTCATTTCAGAGAGAACAGATTCTGGACTAGTCATACTCGATGCACAACATTTCCCAATTCGACGACGTTGGTACGTTGCTCACTTATCGGGAAAACGTTTATCGGTAATAGCCCAAGCCTTTCTGGAGTATCTCATAGTTAAGAGTCAAGAGATAGGAACTTCTGCTTGGCAGAATCCGGTTGAAAGCAGGAATTAG
- a CDS encoding NAD(P)H-quinone oxidoreductase subunit F — MLHCLDQTVWLVPCYALLGSILVLPWSPAWGRNLGPRPTGYISILLTSLALLHSLLALSNLWHSEPKYIAWDWLNAANLNISLDLELSAVNVAALVLITGLNVLAQIYAVGYMEMDWGWARFFALLNLFQAGMCTLVLCNSLFFSYVVLEILTLGTYLLIGFWFNQSLVVTGARDAFLTKRIGDLILLMGVVALLPLAGTWNYTELAEWAETAVISHQTATILCLALIAGPLAKCAQFPLHLWLDEAMEGPMPATILRNTVVVSTGAWVLIKLQPVLMLSPVTNQVMIAIGAATAVGASLIAIAQVDIKRSLSYSVSAYMGLIFIAVGMGYTAIALKLLLIHALGMALLVMSIGGIVLNSISQDLRHYGGLWSRRPISGIAYLAGVASVVATPPLGAFWVLSEFTQELWLLRPGVATVIIFVNALTAFSMSREFCLIFGGKPKAMTVRSPEGLWALVMPMMILMGFVIHLPLLMGVMGLLPNWQDLNSVIAGVLVLSTLLGVGLTGGIYLNDAIKKPIVLPNPGIQDFFAYDFYTAQLYRVTIVFVVNLVSRLIAWFDRFIVDGLVNFVGLATVFSGQSLKYNVSGQGQFYILSILLGIALFCLLITSPYLLQ, encoded by the coding sequence ATGTTACATTGTTTAGACCAGACCGTCTGGTTAGTACCTTGCTATGCGTTGTTGGGGAGTATTCTGGTTTTGCCATGGTCACCTGCTTGGGGTCGTAATTTAGGACCTAGACCCACGGGTTATATCAGTATCTTGCTAACTAGCCTTGCTTTGTTGCACAGTCTTTTAGCTTTGTCTAATCTTTGGCATTCTGAGCCTAAGTATATCGCTTGGGATTGGTTGAATGCGGCCAATTTAAATATTTCTCTAGATCTGGAGTTGTCTGCGGTTAACGTAGCAGCTTTAGTACTCATTACAGGTTTGAATGTTTTAGCCCAAATCTACGCGGTGGGCTATATGGAAATGGATTGGGGTTGGGCGCGTTTTTTTGCTTTGCTGAACTTGTTTCAAGCGGGAATGTGCACCTTAGTGCTGTGCAATTCTCTGTTTTTCAGCTACGTAGTTCTGGAGATTCTCACGCTCGGTACTTATTTGTTGATTGGTTTTTGGTTCAATCAATCGCTAGTAGTGACTGGAGCTAGAGATGCTTTTTTAACCAAGCGCATAGGGGATTTAATCCTACTCATGGGTGTGGTGGCTTTGTTACCCTTAGCCGGGACTTGGAACTATACAGAACTAGCAGAATGGGCTGAAACTGCGGTAATTAGCCATCAAACGGCAACAATTCTCTGTTTAGCTTTAATCGCTGGCCCTTTAGCTAAATGCGCTCAATTCCCTTTACATCTTTGGTTAGATGAAGCGATGGAAGGACCAATGCCCGCGACTATCCTGAGAAATACAGTTGTAGTATCAACGGGTGCGTGGGTTTTGATTAAATTACAACCAGTGTTGATGCTGTCACCTGTAACGAATCAAGTGATGATCGCCATTGGTGCAGCGACGGCGGTGGGGGCTTCATTGATTGCGATCGCCCAGGTAGATATCAAGCGTTCTCTGTCTTACTCGGTGAGTGCTTATATGGGTTTAATCTTCATCGCTGTGGGGATGGGTTATACTGCGATCGCTCTTAAGCTACTACTGATCCACGCCTTGGGTATGGCTTTATTGGTCATGAGCATCGGTGGTATTGTGTTGAATAGCATCAGTCAAGATTTAAGACACTATGGAGGGTTATGGAGTCGTCGCCCGATTTCGGGGATAGCTTATTTAGCGGGAGTGGCTTCTGTCGTAGCTACTCCACCTCTGGGGGCTTTTTGGGTTTTGAGTGAATTTACTCAGGAGTTATGGTTACTGCGTCCTGGAGTGGCGACGGTAATTATCTTTGTCAACGCTTTAACGGCTTTTAGTATGAGTCGAGAATTTTGTCTGATCTTTGGGGGTAAACCCAAGGCGATGACGGTGCGATCGCCCGAAGGACTTTGGGCTTTGGTTATGCCCATGATGATACTGATGGGTTTTGTTATACACTTACCCTTATTAATGGGAGTGATGGGATTATTGCCCAATTGGCAGGATTTAAACTCAGTTATCGCGGGTGTTTTAGTCTTGTCAACCCTTTTGGGGGTTGGTTTAACTGGGGGGATTTACCTCAACGACGCTATTAAAAAACCGATTGTACTACCAAACCCAGGTATACAAGACTTTTTTGCCTATGACTTTTATACAGCTCAACTTTACCGCGTGACGATCGTTTTTGTGGTCAATTTGGTATCTCGATTGATTGCTTGGTTTGATCGCTTTATCGTCGATGGTTTGGTAAATTTTGTGGGGTTAGCCACGGTTTTTAGCGGTCAGAGTCTTAAATACAACGTTTCTGGCCAGGGACAATTCTATATCCTGTCGATTTTGTTGGGAATCGCTCTTTTCTGTCTGTTGATTACTTCTCCCTATCTCTTACAGTAA
- a CDS encoding NADH-quinone oxidoreductase subunit M, whose translation MLSILLWLPVVGALLVGFLPLSLSNARLRQITTVLTLMLLALSCSLLWQFNLHDANWQFSEYLPWAEPIGLSYSLAVDGISLPLLILNGLLTLVAIYSSGDDVKRPRLYYSLILLCNAGITGALLAQNLLLFVLFYEVELIPFYLLISIWGGPGRGYAAIKFLLYTATSGLLVLAAFLGIVWLGGASNFDYQSLVTVELSQRTQLILLVLLVVGFGIKIPLVPLHTWLPDAYTEASPAVTILLGGILAKLGTYGLIRFGLQLFPETWYLIAPGLAIVGTITVVYGALSAIAQKDIKRMVAYSSIGHMGYILVAAAASTPLSLLGAVAQMISHGLILALLFHLVGIVERKAGTRDLDVLNGLMNPIRGLPLTSALLILGGMASAGIPGLVGFIAEFLIFQGSFTVFPIPTLLCIIASGLTAVYFVILLNRTCFGKLDNRLAYYPKVGWSEKITAIALAGLIFVLGIQPNWLIRPTETTTNAMVQLYSARY comes from the coding sequence ATGCTGAGTATTTTACTTTGGTTACCCGTTGTTGGGGCTTTGTTGGTGGGGTTTTTGCCTTTATCTTTATCAAATGCGCGTCTTCGTCAAATTACGACTGTCTTGACTCTCATGCTTCTAGCTCTCAGTTGTAGTTTACTCTGGCAATTTAATCTCCACGATGCTAATTGGCAATTCAGTGAGTATTTACCTTGGGCTGAACCCATTGGACTGAGCTACAGCTTAGCAGTAGATGGTATTTCTCTCCCCCTGTTGATTTTAAATGGGTTGTTGACCCTCGTAGCGATTTACAGCAGTGGCGATGATGTCAAGCGACCTCGGCTGTACTACTCTTTAATACTTTTGTGTAATGCGGGTATTACTGGGGCGTTGCTAGCTCAAAATCTGCTCTTATTCGTGTTATTTTACGAAGTCGAGCTAATTCCCTTTTATTTACTCATTTCTATCTGGGGTGGTCCCGGTCGAGGTTACGCGGCCATTAAATTTCTGTTATATACAGCCACTTCGGGGCTATTAGTATTAGCTGCGTTTCTGGGTATAGTCTGGTTGGGTGGAGCATCTAACTTCGATTATCAGTCTCTAGTTACTGTAGAATTATCTCAAAGAACGCAGTTAATCCTCTTGGTTCTCTTAGTAGTGGGTTTTGGTATTAAGATCCCTCTGGTACCGCTACACACTTGGTTACCAGACGCTTATACCGAAGCTTCTCCGGCTGTAACGATTCTCTTGGGAGGAATCCTGGCTAAATTAGGGACTTATGGTTTGATTCGCTTTGGCTTACAGCTATTTCCCGAAACTTGGTATTTAATCGCTCCTGGATTGGCTATAGTGGGGACGATAACGGTGGTGTATGGTGCGTTGAGTGCGATCGCTCAAAAAGACATTAAACGAATGGTAGCCTATAGTTCCATCGGTCACATGGGTTATATCTTAGTAGCTGCCGCCGCATCAACCCCCCTAAGTTTACTAGGCGCCGTAGCGCAAATGATCAGCCATGGTTTAATTTTAGCTCTGTTATTCCATTTAGTCGGTATCGTAGAACGCAAAGCTGGAACCAGAGATTTAGACGTTCTCAATGGTTTGATGAATCCGATTCGAGGTTTACCCTTAACTAGCGCCCTATTAATCCTTGGGGGAATGGCTAGCGCTGGTATTCCCGGTTTAGTAGGATTTATCGCCGAATTCCTGATTTTTCAAGGCAGTTTCACGGTATTTCCGATTCCAACTCTATTATGTATCATCGCTTCCGGGTTAACAGCGGTTTACTTCGTGATTCTGCTCAATCGGACTTGTTTCGGCAAGTTAGACAATCGTTTAGCCTATTATCCCAAAGTAGGGTGGTCAGAAAAAATAACGGCGATCGCCCTAGCGGGATTAATCTTTGTTCTGGGGATACAACCCAATTGGTTAATTCGTCCCACGGAAACGACGACAAATGCGATGGTACAACTCTATTCAGCTAGATATTAA
- a CDS encoding CO2 hydration protein, producing MVQTAKQSIPTLPPSTHEFAEIIHRLEAGGSMLPDTPENLMQIIGIYKAYAVPMDFYWRDLLYIAERVFLNPFPFFKYFIPESYLELHNHYAGDDAVLRVWRGEATAHPELLAFMEGPKLFHHLTHNRINMEFAEACMRAMFWHGRDMGMGKFDAYLDTPEYQANADRAIKAYFRRNPVMLGLYRLFPDLFLEQVRQLSYYANLGLFWEVMAPVFFEMSDLYDEGKLTTVKEAMEFLVNGIFAAAGRPIYHNVYIEGQCYEIVPQSLGFVWLYEAALPYVEAVFYRTAPFRGTKSYNAQAKQVPDAQSDFHYGILYADVFPVGTAGIPPTLLMDDMSHFLPQYLREYYQQHCRGEDDMLVQLGITFQRSMYNVTSAVIQALRTALHYPLDDPDPEHLLVNRRFYEGQLDRFKRPEARLRDVQNPDYR from the coding sequence ATGGTACAAACAGCAAAACAAAGTATACCTACTCTTCCTCCCTCTACTCACGAGTTTGCCGAGATTATTCACCGTCTAGAAGCAGGGGGATCGATGTTACCGGATACCCCTGAAAATTTGATGCAAATCATCGGTATCTATAAAGCCTACGCGGTACCCATGGATTTCTACTGGCGAGATTTACTCTACATAGCTGAACGAGTTTTTCTCAATCCCTTTCCCTTTTTCAAATATTTTATCCCCGAAAGCTATCTAGAACTCCATAACCACTACGCAGGGGATGACGCCGTATTGAGGGTATGGCGTGGCGAAGCTACCGCTCACCCAGAACTACTAGCTTTTATGGAGGGACCCAAATTATTCCATCATCTGACGCACAATCGTATCAATATGGAATTCGCTGAAGCTTGTATGCGGGCGATGTTTTGGCACGGTCGGGATATGGGGATGGGCAAGTTTGACGCTTATCTAGATACCCCTGAATACCAAGCTAACGCTGATCGCGCTATTAAAGCTTATTTTCGCCGTAATCCTGTGATGCTGGGCTTATATCGTCTCTTTCCCGATTTATTCTTAGAACAGGTGCGACAATTATCTTACTACGCTAATCTGGGCTTATTCTGGGAGGTAATGGCGCCAGTTTTCTTCGAAATGTCGGATCTCTACGATGAAGGTAAACTGACTACTGTCAAAGAGGCGATGGAATTCTTGGTAAATGGGATTTTTGCGGCAGCAGGACGTCCTATCTATCATAATGTCTATATTGAGGGACAATGCTACGAGATCGTGCCTCAATCTCTGGGATTCGTTTGGCTATACGAGGCGGCTTTACCCTATGTAGAAGCAGTATTCTACCGCACAGCACCCTTTCGCGGAACCAAGTCCTATAACGCTCAAGCCAAACAGGTACCTGACGCCCAAAGTGACTTTCACTACGGTATTCTTTACGCCGATGTCTTCCCAGTGGGTACCGCGGGTATTCCTCCCACTCTGTTGATGGATGATATGTCTCATTTTCTGCCTCAGTATTTGCGGGAATATTATCAGCAACATTGTCGGGGTGAAGATGATATGTTGGTTCAATTGGGTATCACTTTTCAACGCTCTATGTACAATGTTACCTCAGCAGTAATTCAGGCTTTAAGGACGGCTTTACATTATCCTCTAGACGATCCTGATCCAGAACACCTCCTGGTCAATCGTCGCTTTTATGAGGGTCAGTTGGATCGCTTTAAACGTCCTGAAGCGCGTTTGCGAGATGTCCAAAATCCTGATTATCGTTAA
- a CDS encoding PIN domain-containing protein, with protein sequence MRLKFVVLDANIIIRSVFGVKVGRLMQSVGDNACFLTPDVCLDDAEEYIPKIAASKGLELALVKEGFDRVSNIVEVVSASLYSQYQSEAIKRIKQRDLDDWPILATALLLLS encoded by the coding sequence GTGAGACTCAAATTTGTCGTTCTTGACGCTAATATCATCATAAGAAGTGTATTCGGGGTGAAGGTGGGGAGGTTGATGCAATCTGTCGGCGACAACGCTTGTTTTCTAACCCCCGATGTCTGTCTTGATGATGCAGAAGAATACATTCCTAAAATAGCCGCTTCCAAGGGACTCGAGCTGGCACTTGTCAAAGAAGGATTCGACCGCGTGTCGAACATTGTAGAGGTTGTGTCAGCTTCGCTCTACAGCCAATATCAATCAGAGGCCATAAAACGCATAAAGCAAAGAGATCTTGATGACTGGCCAATTTTAGCAACCGCACTTCTTCTACTCAGTTAG
- a CDS encoding Gfo/Idh/MocA family protein, with the protein MTNFLVEGPIKVGIVGTGYAASKRAEALQADQRAELKSVAGYTVISSEKFAQTYSIERINSWQTLVKQPDLDLIIICNINQDHGAIAQAALSAGKHVVLEYPLALKPLQAEALINLARQNQKLLHVEHIELIGGVHQAIRRYLPEIGEVFYGRYSTISPQQNAPRRWTYHHEMFGFPLIAALSRIHRFTDLFGAVDTVNCQTRFWDAPETGYYLACLCEAQLRFSNGLIAQITYGKGEKFWSSDRTLELYGDRGTLSFDGETGILIKGEEKIPLEVVSRQGLFAQDTQMVLDHLVHGKPLYLKPESSYYALTVAEAARQSAATGSIISIPPQL; encoded by the coding sequence ATGACCAATTTCTTGGTTGAAGGTCCAATAAAAGTGGGCATCGTGGGAACAGGATACGCAGCGTCCAAACGCGCCGAAGCCCTGCAAGCTGATCAAAGAGCAGAATTAAAATCAGTAGCGGGATATACAGTAATTAGTAGTGAAAAGTTTGCGCAAACTTACTCTATTGAGAGGATTAATTCCTGGCAAACCTTGGTAAAACAACCAGATTTAGACCTAATTATCATTTGCAACATTAACCAAGACCACGGTGCGATCGCTCAAGCCGCCCTTTCTGCAGGAAAGCACGTGGTATTAGAATACCCTTTAGCCCTTAAACCCTTACAAGCGGAAGCATTAATTAATTTAGCCCGACAAAATCAGAAACTACTTCACGTAGAACATATAGAACTAATCGGGGGTGTACATCAAGCGATTCGTCGATATCTACCAGAGATTGGAGAGGTATTCTATGGTCGCTATAGTACAATCTCACCCCAGCAAAACGCCCCCCGTCGCTGGACTTACCATCATGAGATGTTCGGCTTTCCCCTCATCGCCGCCCTTTCTCGTATTCATCGTTTTACGGACTTATTTGGTGCAGTAGATACAGTTAATTGTCAGACTCGCTTCTGGGATGCGCCAGAGACGGGCTATTATCTCGCTTGCTTGTGTGAAGCCCAATTGCGCTTCAGTAACGGTTTAATCGCTCAAATCACCTACGGGAAAGGCGAAAAGTTTTGGAGTAGCGATCGCACTCTAGAATTATACGGCGATCGAGGTACCCTCAGTTTTGATGGAGAAACGGGAATACTCATTAAAGGAGAAGAAAAAATCCCTCTAGAAGTAGTCTCGCGTCAGGGTTTATTTGCCCAAGATACCCAGATGGTACTTGATCATCTTGTGCACGGTAAGCCTCTTTATCTAAAACCTGAATCCAGTTATTATGCTCTGACGGTAGCCGAAGCCGCTCGTCAATCTGCTGCCACAGGCAGTATAATTTCAATACCGCCACAATTATGA